Within Spinacia oleracea cultivar Varoflay chromosome 4, BTI_SOV_V1, whole genome shotgun sequence, the genomic segment TAGTTTTGATTATTAACACATgttagtgttttgatttttcacatatttcactacAAAAAGTATCCCAAACATAGTGAAAAAGAATAAATTTTTATGATATGTTTGGATTGATGGTATTACgaagtaataaaagtcaaaataaagaaaaatatggTGATTTTGACTTGAATTTGGGATTGAAGCTTAAATGCATATTGGTAACAGGAAGAGAAAAGTGACTTGTTATACAACGGCATAAGATTTAACAAAAACGTTCTAATTTACCATGAACTTCCCACTATACCCTTATTAGATTTTTTTCCCAATTACCTGCCCCTTTACCTCCTTTACTGACTCTCTCCTCATCTatagttttctctctcctttcactctctctcctcacctTCACTGATAATCCGGCACCACTGTTATTGTCCACCGTCCTCCATCGGCGCTGCCCTTCGAAGTTACCTTGCTTGCTCATGTTCTCTCCTCTTCAAAGATCTAACCATTACAATTGAAGTCGTTGCTTGTTCCTACCTCCGCGGACTATATGTCGAAGGGATTTGAATTCTCCAGTTCCAACCACCGCCAACCATCGCTCCAGCCAACGATGCTCGTCAAGCCGCCTAACTAGCGTCTCCTCTTCTGTTCAAAGGTTTATTTAATTTTGCTTTCTTTTTGATTTATATATTTCTCAATAAAGATCCTCAATTTCTgaaattggattcatatggtgaAGGGTTCTTCGTATTTGTTGGAGATGAATCAAATAGTTGGATAGGCGTGAAAGGTGTGGTTGTCAAAGCCCCAAAGGTACTGTTCTTCCCATGGTTGTTTTGAATCTGTAAAATTCAGCAATGGTGAAGAACGAGAATGAGACTATGGTTGATCTAGTCTTGCCCTAGGGTAAGACTGTGTTAGATGTAGTCTGTTCAATGTTTAGACTCAACTAAAGCTAGTATTCCCTTGGGACCTGACTAGTTTTTTGGCAAGAATAAGACTAGAGCTGGTCTTATCTTGCCCGTAGGTCAGACTTTGTTAGACCTAGTCCTGTCAATGGTTAAGACTCAATTTACCTTAGTCTCCCCTTAGGGCCTAACTGAGTTTTGGCTAGTCCCGTTTGTATTGTTGGTGTAGTTGTAATAATAATAGAAATAAGGTTGAGAGTTTTAAAACTTTAATCATATCTGCAAAATTTCATACCTTATGAGCTTTAGTATTGAGTGTTAAATACATATGCTCTGAAATAACCTTTTAGGGATGCAAAATTCATAATTGTCTATGTTGGGATTTAATGAATAATTTTGTAGATTATTCATGTCAATTTTAAATTATTGTCACCACCTGACATATAATATGGAAATTGTGCATAACTGTTAAAAGTATATATAACATTTGGGAAGTTAATAGTAATTATTGGTATTAGGATTTACGAAAGTATATACATTTAGGAAGTAAAATATATAGATTGAATGATGGTTGATGGTGATGCACTAGCTAGGTTGAATGATTCTTTCTTTTGGAGAATTGGTTGTGACTTTgaacaaaaaaaagagagaaaaggtCTTATAATAAAATGAGTTCAGTTTCCAAGTACCATATTGAATTGCTGGTTGGCTATGATCTTTGAAAAATCTGAGTGAAGACCTAACATCTGATGTGAGCTAAGGATTACTAATTTGCCATTAGTAAAACCAGATGTGTAGTGTAACTCATGAATGAACTTATTTATTACATGACAAATTCATCTCCCTTGTATCCAACCTAAAGTAGTACCCAATAATCTTAATGttatttctttaaaattttgaatataaatgaATTTCAAGATGCTTCCGTAGATGTGGTTCTTTTACTATCTGTTGTGAATTAGCATAACTGGAAAATTTAGAGGAAGAAACTTAGATTGATAATTCTGGAAATACAATATCAAAGTATAGGTATCAAGTTGTGTTTCACTCCAAAAGAGTTATACCAGACTAAGATAACAATTCAATTTTGGATATCCCCTCTTTCCCTTCTTTTCTGTATATATTGTATTGTTCATTCCCGTTTCATTCTGTTTCCTCTAATTTGTTTTATGTCATGTTCTTCAAGTATCTCAACTGATTCATAATGCAAATCTAGCTACACCCCTCCTAAGTGTGGTTCATTACGTTACTGGTCGTCCAAAAGATTGATAATGATAATTGTTGTAGCGATTATTTATAGTCTAGACATGCCTTGTAACAACAAGGACTTAGTTAACCTGgaaaaaataatcaaacaaattGCCATATTAAAAGGCAACTAGGCAGTAGTGATTGTTGGAGTCTTCTACCTCTTGTGTAAATAGCTGATAATTTTGAGCATAAAAAAAATGGTAAGAAAATATATAATTTGCTCTTTAACGCATATTGCATATGCACGAGCATGCATTTTAGTGAGCCTATTTTTTTCTCAGTAGTTGAATCCTTCTCTAAAACACCATTAAGACTCACTTACAAGTACGAGTAAAATCCACCTTATTTCTTAGTGCTAATACGTTTTTTACGAGATGCATTTGCAGCTTGTTTTCATATTTTTATCGTAAATACTTCATGCTAATAACTCCAGTTTCATGAAATATCCTTTTATGTTCAATCTGTTGGTCTTTATGTCATGGAGCTAacaatatttttctttctttttttgacaaaaagagaTGACAACTAAGGGTAAGAAATATGGAAAAGGGAAAAGTGCAATAAAAAGGGAGAAACTTTCAGCTAAGAATGTTGCATCTAAGAAGGATGTCGCTACACAGGACTCTGGACCACGACATCCTGGTAAGCGAGGTTTGCTAGCCTCCGAGAGAAGGAAGCGTTCACGGGCGACTATTGTGAAAGGACATTTGCAAgcttttgtttttgtattttgtcGAATGGCCATTTCCAAATCTTTGCAGGCATTATTATATCAGCCACCACGTTTGCATTTAAAGTAAATACGTAAGGGGCCTCCACCATTTTTCTTATGGGATGTTGTAATAATTTCAAAACCTTGTTGAATTGCAATATCTTTAGTCCATTCAAAAGCCGCATTTCGAGTAGCAAAACTTTGATTAGTTTCAAAATAAGAACTACAGTTAAATTCCATCTCCACCAGAATCTTCAAACATATCCTATGAAACATAAACCAATTATACATATTTATTAGAATTACTATTAAACATAAAAGTAACCATCCGTATTTTaagaggaaaaaaaatcagTGAAGGGCTGAACTAGGTGTAGTTCAGCTAGAACCATGGTAATAACTAACAGAAAACTAGTGAGGTCCATGGCATAGAATGGAGTAACCTCAGTCTAGCCCCTGGTATTTCCTACGTGAATTTCAGATTCACTCTATGGGCTACACTAATCTTTTGTGAGTTTGTCCCATTGGCTTCACTAGACTGTATTAGTCTACCCCATGGGCTACACTGAGACGATTTCAGTCAAGCCCATAGGCTACCTTCATTTAGATGTAGTCTTGCCCTATTTTCTCGAAAACGTACAAATTTCACACACTGTCATTACCTCGTGAACAATAGTTGTTCTACGACTATCGTCTTCAGTCATGCGAGATATTGTGGTTTTTCTCCTACATATAATGGAAATTGTGGATGTAATTGAACAAGATTGAAGAAATTTAAACTAAAATTTTGAAGAATCAAGCATGCCCAAAAGAGAGAAAGGGGATAACTCACTGTAATTGGGATGTATATGAGCGAAAAACAGTTCATCGGCTGAGGGAGGTCGAACACATTGCTCGAAAATACATAAATTCGCCGGACTCCGAGAAGCTCCGTGCACTGTGGTGGCTTCGGTGATTACCTGTGAAGTTGTGGTGGGTGGTTTGTTTAGGTCATTGGGTGAGAGAGATGGTAAAAAATATAGAgaggtaagaaaaaaaaaatagtgaaaAGAAAATGGTAAATGAGTAAGGGTAAAACAGGAAAGATTAGTGAAAAATAGGGCGTCTTAACGTATTTGTAGGGCGTTGAATAACAACCCCGAAGAAAACTACCCTCACTATGAGGTTAATTGTTACCCTTGCTTTGGATAATAATTTCCTCCTTCCTTATCCTCACATCAGCACACTATGCATCATATAACACCACATTACCCTCCTTCCCTCGTCACACTTCTCTTAGAGTTCTCTTTGTAAGATAAAATGtccttttaaatataaaatgttTATTCGGAACTGTTGTAATAAAATTTACCAGTTGCAGAGAGTCTATTTAGGAAAGTTCCCAACATTTCCCCAATTTGCCCTCGGTGTGGTGCCAATGAGGAGACACGCCTTCACTTGTTTAGAGAGTGTTGGGAATCTAGCATCCTTTGGAGTTATGTATTCCAAAGGTTAATTTTCACCTTTCATAGAAAGACTGGATGTTTTTTAACAAAGCAGTTTTTGAACTGAAAAAGATGAGACCATTTTGAGTCTTCAATGCGTTTGGTGTGGACTTTGTGGCTACTAAAAACATTCTACAGGGTAAATGAAAAGCGATACTGAAAATAAAGGAACCTGTTTGGGCACCGCCAACTGACAATAATATCAAGTTGAATGTGGATAGCAGTTGGAACTGCATGTCACAATGATGCAGGTGTAGAGGTGTGTTCCGTGGTGCATCTAGGACTTGGTACATGGGCTTCTCTAGTAAGCCAATGCCATAACTTGGCTAGCTAATGAACTGTATGTTATTCGTGATCGAAGGTCTTTTCATGGCGGTAGATTACAACATCTAGAAGTTAGAGTTGGAAACAGATGCACAATCTTTGGTCACTATTGGATCAATTTTATAAGCATGAATTGGTGCCGGTTGTTGCAAGTCTGATGACTAAGTGTGAAGCACATTTCTCGAGCAGACAACAAAGTGGCACATTGCTTAGCAAGTTATGCACTTAATATGGCAGTCGGGCATAAATTCTTCCTTAATATTCCACCATTTGCAAGAGTGGCAGGTGATCTCAAGGCAGTAGCATCAATGTATACAGGTGAAGGACGGACTTCGGGTCATGTGGAGGAGCAGCGTATTGTGATTGATCTGGAAGCCCCTCCATCAAGTGCTTGAGTGGTTCCATAGTTTTGGTGTTCATAATTGCTTTGAGGGATGGGTTCATTTTCGTAGtattttgggcaattttttggCTAAATATCGGATAGTTGACtagttgtaacttgtaagtgaTGGGCAATCTTTTTTTTGGGTATAGCTGCCCCCTTTTTATTTAATCTCCTGCCACTAATGTCATATAATATCTTCATTTATGCGTAAAGAAAAAGGTAATTTTGTCTTAAATTTGGGATTAAGTCTTCATTTATGCATATGGGTAAGGAAAAGAAAACTACCCTCACTATGAGGTTAATTATTCCCTTGTTTAGGGTAATAATTACTCCTTCCTTTCCTTTTATTAAGGTGATTTGACTTTAATTTCCTTAATTCATTGCCCCATCCAAACATGGCCTGGATTTTCTTTTGGTTTGTTTATCTTTTAGTTCAACTCAAAAGGTGGCCGAGCCGCCGAGCCATTAGGACAGAGCTGCAATTCACACAGTCAAAACACTAATGTGTTTTACCTCGTAACTACGGGTATGGCCGGGTTAAACGCATGTTGATGACATGAATCCAATGCAAACTAGCTTAACAGCAGCCTCGGCCATATTCCGATGACTATCAGAATGTACAAAAGAAGCTCAACTGCTCAAGTTTAGCCATTTTACATGCACTATGTACAGAAATTTACAATGACCAGGTAAAAGCTTGATTTGGTTAAGCAAGAACTCATAAACAAAAAACAGCATCACTGGCTCACAGTCCAGACCACCTTCAGCATACTAGCTTGGTATCGAAGATCCGGAACTTCCTACTTCCCCAGACATCATTTTTGTTAAGATAATATGATTTGATACAGCAAAGCACCCACGGAGGATTTCTTGGAGCATTCTTAAttacaccaccaccaccatcttcAGCAACACCAAGCAATGTATTCCACTTCCGAATCAATGCATCCAAAGGGGGATAACCTTCAAAAAACACTTTCTGCAATTCAAAAGCACCAGAATAAGCATAATTTGAACTCGCAGCTCTCTCTGTATATTCACGTGCTTTTACGAGTTGTATCTGACATGGGTGCATGTCGGTGCTTGAGGTGAAATGAAGAGTCTTAGTAACTTAAGTAGTTGCATAGTGGTAAATCTTATCATAAACCATTACTATAAACCAACATTTTCTGGACATCCTCAGAAGTATATGTGATTGTACTTCTGATGGAGGGAATATATAAACCAGTCTCATTCTTGTTCCCTGTTCTCTTAACCTACGATCTTTTCGATTGCAAAGCTACAATACTGTGGTGTTAATTCTTTGCTCTGTGAAGTCATGGACTACTTTAGTTTTAGGCGATTCACTGAATCACTACTTTGGTTTTTTGGCTTGATGTTGTGTTCTCGATATCTGTTCATGTGACGCACTCCTTTGTTAGATAGTCAGATATGGCAGTACCGTGACAATTAATTCCAGACAGAGGGAACATGTATTATGATGACCTTCAGCAAATCTCTACCATGTAATGTTGAACTGAATAATATGGCAGAAAAGAATCCATACCCCATCCTCAGCATACAAATAAGCATGAATTCTTCCAGTAGGGTCCTCTAAAGTAAGCCGGACCCGGTAGGTCCCATCTGGAGAGCGAAAGTCTTTAACAGTCCATGGAAGTGCTGCTACAACCCGAACAATACACTTATATTTTCCTGTCGCCTAAAAGAATGAATAGCAACAAATTATTATACGcgcacatttaaaaaaaaaaattggtatgCCAAAAAAGTTAAAGCTGGGTGCTTTGGCAAAGTGAAAGATCTGTAAATGAATTGGAAGTAAGTGATTCCATATAGACTTCTAGCAAAAAACAGCCAAACAATACGGAAATTATATATGAAGGCAACTGATTTCAAGACCTGATAAAATAAGCCTCGAGTCCTCAGCTATATATTAATACATACAATACATTTCTTATTGAAGGCGGAAAGGAATAGCGAGCAGAGAAAGAAATTTGCCAGTATATTTTTCAATCCATCTGCTAAACTTTAAGACCGATTGCTATCAAAATGTTAGTAGAATTTTGTTTCATGTAGCAGTAAGATTGTAATGATCAGATGAGAGCTTGTATTAGCTAAGTTGTAGCTGGTGTCATCCTCAACCCATCCTAGACAGTGGGGGGACTTTTCCACTGTTAAGTCTTGGAGTAGTGTGTTGTTGTGGTGCTTGTGATCATTACTTGGTAAGCGATAAATCTCTTTACTCGCCAAAAAGAAGAATAAACCTAAATTCTATATTACTTCGACTATTCATTTTGCCTCAACTACCCGTGTTGGAATACTCGACACTTTGACATTGGTATGAAACTTGGATACTCTTGGGCTAAAATTAGGTAAAACTTTCATAAAATGGTTGTGTTGACACTTGGACACATACCCAAGTCCGACACTTAACATAGCCTAAAACTTTAACTATCTTCACCATCGTCTTCAGTTACAATAGTCAAATTGCTCTTCACTAACTAATATATCACATAGAAGTGCAAAAGAGAAGAATTATGGAGACTGGAAACCGCTGCTAGCACTTTAATGCCAAGGGAATCATGTTCTCAATCGTCATGTTAAcacttctctctctccctctctctctattTCTGTCATATTTTAgtcattttattaaaattttgcTCCGTCACAGGCAGGCTTAGCTGTGAGGCAGTGCGCTATTTCAGACATCAAACGTTGTACTTTTAAACAAATGAGCACATACCATGGAAAACACCAATTGATATATTGTTTCATACAAACATCATCCAAATGCCTAACTAAGAACAAGATTTTCCATTGATAAGAAGAACCCCTTATCATCAAACAGGGAAGGATATGGTATGAGGAACTGAAAATAATCAAGAATAAAGGAAGGTGCAGAATAAGAAGAAAACATCATACTCCTGGAGGCAAGTAACAAACCAACAACTATAGGATACGGGATACAACCCCTTATCATCAAATAGAAAAGGATATAGTATAAGGAACTGCAAAGAATCAAGGGTAATGGGAAGgtacaaaatagaaaaaaaaaccatACAGAATAATGGAAAGATTTTCTATAGATAAGAAAATCTTGTCAACAAATAGGGTAGAACACGGGAGAAGGAACTGAAAATAATCAAGAATATGGaagttttcaatttcaaaaaGCTCTCTGTTACTAGGTACCTTCCTAAACAGGAGAGGGAAGAGGGTCGGGAGAATGCAACAATAGGACGTGTGAGATAGAGGGAAGTTTGGGAGCCATACGTACTAGCGAGCTCGGTTCAGTCAAAGCTTGACTTGAGAGCTTTGTGAGTCGGCTTGAATATATCAATTAAATAACAGCAATGACTTCTAACTTGTGAAAAAGGATATAAACTAGAAATATAATTCATGaaaatctcaaaaaagaaaTATTGTAAATATCAAACAACAAAATTCTATAGCATGATTACGGAAAACagaggaaagaaaagaaaaaagaatcaGCTACTGTGCAAGATtaatttgaaaacataattaaaaaatcGGAAAAGGGACTGTGAGGTAGAACAAAGAATACCTGCTGATACGTCATAATGTCCATTAGTGTGACAAGTGGTACATCTTCAACTTCATCATCAACTTCTGATAAGAATTTTCACAGAAGAATATCAGTGAagaataattattttatcaagACCTTATACAATTACTATCACAATAAAGTTAGGAAAGATTGACACCTGTAATACGTATAGGCCAAGGAAAGCTTGTAAATGGCATCCGGTCAAACTTAGAAGATAACCGCTTTTCAAAATCCCTAATGAAAATGTGAAGCCTTTTGTTAAAACCAATCACCAGAGCACTTAGCCACTAGACCATGCAATTATGGGTAAATTACTAAGAGATACTGCCAGAACTCTCGGTTACAGTATATTTTCCTAATGAAGAGTGACTCATGTACTCAATGAGAGACATAAAGTGAATTACCAACCTTTGGCGCTCTACAACCATGACGTCTTCAATTGGTACAAAACGAACTTTTGTTGATGAATTTAGGACACCAAACCACAATCCTTCATGTACCTTAAGCATTAGGTTGATAAATTTTACCCATCTACCAGGACTCAATGAAGGAATATTAAGCTTGACATTTCTTTGGTTAACAGAGACTCTCAATATTGTTCCAATGGTTGGAAATTTACACAAGGCCTCCCTGGCCAAAGGCTGAGGTTCCAACTGCAGTGGAAGTGAATGATCCTTTTCTGTTTCTAGCCTGCACATGTTGCATTAATCGATTATGTTCTTGAGATAACCGAAGTAAACACCTCATATAAAACATTCGCCTATCTTCCCCTTCATTTTGTAAAATGATAATACTCCttgttcttaaatattagtcttAATTTGACTTTTTCACCCGTTTCAACTCAATCTTTAAACGTAAATATATCCAGATACGTatgataaaaattataaaatttgataATGTGAAACTACACGTTGAGACGAATAGAACAAGATCTCATATGAAtatgtttcaaaatacatattgGAATGAAATTAGAAGATTCTTTTCAATAAAGAATATTCTAGATTCCAAATAGGACTAATATTCCAAATAGGATTAATAAAGAAAATGATAAATAACGAATTCCAAACAAGGATAAGGATAATTGACATAAATTTTTCCAAATTAATCCTTAATAaaggagaaaaaaaataaagcaaCATAAATGTgtctcaaaatattaaattcaaCTAACATTCTAACAAACATGACTGATAACTTTATAATTTGGGTGCAAAATCGCTACAAAGTAAAATAtttattcaatattcaattagAAATATCGTATCTCTGCCACGTATTTAAAGAAACACAGGGAGAACGAAAGGAAGAGGATTTAAAGATAATTGATCAAAAAATCGTTGAGTCACACTTTCAGAAGTAGAAATCGCCCCGCACAAGACATGCAAGTCGTCCTTTTGATTTCTTCTTATACAATAGGAAAAAATTATATGGAGTATTACGCAAGAAATATTAAGATCTACAAACAATTTTGCAAGTAACaaattcaaaagtaaacaaaattagaattaaaattttgaaaacttaataaattaattaaatattatcTTCAACTGCGTAAATGAGTGtaacaaaacacaaaaatgatataaaatcTTACTACACAAATGCCCACTTTCTACACTAATATACTTTTCCCTTCAATTTTACAAAGTATGTACTTTTTTGTTTTACAAGTGAGCTATTTTCTTATGTTTTTTTAATTCATAGACCAGAATTTTAAAATGTTACTTCGTCTTTTTAGCGATGAAT encodes:
- the LOC110797114 gene encoding protection of telomeres protein 1b isoform X1, whose amino-acid sequence is MRDRDDYRFLRLADAMTALNQKVNLIGIITEYGAPTRSRGTDWFCSLRIVDESHNIRGLLVNIFAETQEKLPQAEASGDIIQLFHVMMKIHKMETYALYNKKFSSFALYEGKYGGSCNPYKISSKFQPRNQDMTYVVSLRKWVESFQLDTVSNNSVLLRHIKEGQCYCYDLVCKILHISQVNQDEWMLFVWDGSDAPPLQLQSELETEKDHSLPLQLEPQPLAREALCKFPTIGTILRVSVNQRNVKLNIPSLSPGRWVKFINLMLKVHEGLWFGVLNSSTKVRFVPIEDVMVVERQRDFEKRLSSKFDRMPFTSFPWPIRITEVDDEVEDVPLVTLMDIMTYQQATGKYKCIVRVVAALPWTVKDFRSPDGTYRVRLTLEDPTGRIHAYLYAEDGKVFFEGYPPLDALIRKWNTLLGVAEDGGGGVIKNAPRNPPWVLCCIKSYYLNKNDVWGSRKFRIFDTKLVC
- the LOC110797114 gene encoding protection of telomeres protein 1b isoform X2 → MRDRDDYRFLRLADAMTALNQKVNLIGIITEYGAPTRSRGTDWFCSLRIVDESHNIRGLLVNIFAETQEKLPQAEASGDIIQLFHVMMKIHKMETYALYNKKFSSFALYEGKYGGSCNPYKISSKFQPRNQDMTYVVSLRKWVESFQLDTVSNNSVLLRHIKEGQCYCYDLVCKILHISQVNQDEWMLFVWDGSDAPPLQLQSELETEKDHSLPLQLEPQPLAREALCKFPTIGTILRVSVNQRNVKLNIPSLSPGRWVKFINLMLKVHEGLWFGVLNSSTKVRFVPIEDVMVVERQRDFEKRLSSKFDRMPFTSFPWPIRITVDDEVEDVPLVTLMDIMTYQQATGKYKCIVRVVAALPWTVKDFRSPDGTYRVRLTLEDPTGRIHAYLYAEDGKVFFEGYPPLDALIRKWNTLLGVAEDGGGGVIKNAPRNPPWVLCCIKSYYLNKNDVWGSRKFRIFDTKLVC
- the LOC110797114 gene encoding protection of telomeres protein 1b isoform X3, with protein sequence MKIHKMETYALYNKKFSSFALYEGKYGGSCNPYKISSKFQPRNQDMTYVVSLRKWVESFQLDTVSNNSVLLRHIKEGQCYCYDLVCKILHISQVNQDEWMLFVWDGSDAPPLQLQSELETEKDHSLPLQLEPQPLAREALCKFPTIGTILRVSVNQRNVKLNIPSLSPGRWVKFINLMLKVHEGLWFGVLNSSTKVRFVPIEDVMVVERQRDFEKRLSSKFDRMPFTSFPWPIRITEVDDEVEDVPLVTLMDIMTYQQATGKYKCIVRVVAALPWTVKDFRSPDGTYRVRLTLEDPTGRIHAYLYAEDGKVFFEGYPPLDALIRKWNTLLGVAEDGGGGVIKNAPRNPPWVLCCIKSYYLNKNDVWGSRKFRIFDTKLVC